One segment of Anatilimnocola aggregata DNA contains the following:
- a CDS encoding CBS domain-containing protein codes for MSRAPDFAEAQETAQQAAVRMRQRAVGSLVVVNDAYAAVGMITDRDLVERVLAAGKAPTTTLLADVMTTSPVVIAETEGSVRALQVMQQNCVRRLPVEDELGRICGIVTLDDILAAYGEDFQRIAALLRSGTPQGIAEAAASRCE; via the coding sequence ATGAGCCGTGCTCCAGACTTTGCGGAAGCGCAGGAAACTGCGCAACAGGCCGCCGTGCGTATGCGGCAGCGAGCGGTCGGATCACTTGTCGTCGTGAATGATGCTTATGCAGCTGTGGGAATGATCACCGATCGAGATCTAGTCGAACGAGTCCTCGCTGCAGGTAAGGCCCCGACTACCACTCTCTTGGCTGATGTCATGACCACGTCTCCCGTGGTGATTGCCGAAACCGAGGGTAGTGTTCGGGCACTACAAGTCATGCAGCAAAATTGCGTAAGACGACTTCCCGTTGAAGACGAACTCGGACGCATCTGCGGGATTGTCACACTCGACGATATCCTGGCAGCTTACGGAGAGGACTTTCAACGGATTGCTGCTTTGCTCCGGTCCGGAACACCGCAAGGTATTGCTGAAGCCGCAGCCTCGCGTTGCGAGTAG